The following are encoded in a window of Centroberyx gerrardi isolate f3 chromosome 1, fCenGer3.hap1.cur.20231027, whole genome shotgun sequence genomic DNA:
- the mrvi1 gene encoding inositol 1,4,5-triphosphate receptor associated 1 isoform X3: protein MPTLPEEEEDSPEDLDSSSSSPSTSTPGESRAVVMTAPTIVYPQQATIVQQDGRPLEQVRPHSPRARLARNSSGAPITTVDSTGNVIDLVKDQLPELQLSEEDRQKNLELLEQAKMVSDRFLTRRGRRSTSSLTDSPTVGPTEATYGSSQSVGQHLEVPSVREQPDVTTQEQESPRLLVDWKPTEKRKVSSGTLTPRFAVQKENCDPSVPKKSPGPPGVIKADEGAGPGRSPGQAPATGVAKPVPRPPTQQAPCTAEIKTIGAFPPLMRAVSWDNVGTLNARNGAPSLPPTAEETFSFSDKPRDALFKSSGYKDLPVQPGSTQKLSKLREEHKLMRDQSIVGSKLPDLSETAEQEKGPLPSPTSPSVEEAKEKSDAMPNISDVMLRKLKLHRGLPGCAPPLTEKEVENAFIQLSLAFRNDNYTLETRLKQSERERNLTEENTEKELEEFKGALKMTAPQWQNLEQREAYQRLIETVAVLHRLATRLSSRAEIVGAVRQEKRMNKATEVMMQYVENLKRTYEKDHAELMEFKKLANQNSNRCYGGSVDTGDDGVPRPSRSMSLTLGKALPRRRVSVAVVPKFNLLNIPGQTPATAGPGPSLASSPAAGPTSAALPVLCEASDIKGNASTEAAQPTTECGKSVSEQEGEPSAPAKPSVNLEEIRAEIRAEIKAKIEEEAYNKGYQEGLKQSKEIKEVKNEEEKVEEKVEEKLPKSETKDEESGKKMKTTSKMEEVLVLLDRFCPKISWSNRLLWIVLTLFLVMFLVVNIFTYFSDYYNGHADTSAEKAIIQGKKKIFGLNVAAQPKNPTAE from the exons ATGCCCACGCTccccgaggaagaggaggattcCCCCGAAGACCTGGACAGTTCCTCCAGCTCACCCAGTACA TCCACACCAGGTGAAAGTCGAGCCGTTGTCATGACAGCCCCCACCATTGTCTACCCGCAGCAGGCCACTATAGTGCAACAAGATGGACGTCCTCTAGAGCAAGTCAG ACCTCACAGTCCCAGAGCTCGCCTGGCCAGAAACTCATCCGGAGCGCCCATCACCACAGTTG ACAGCACAGGTAACGTGATTGACCTGGTGAAAGACCAGCTGCCAGAGCTGCAGCTCTCCGAAGAGGATCGGCAGAAgaacctggagctgctggagcaggCCAAGATGGTCAGCGACCGCTTCCTGACGCGCCGGGGCCGCCGGTCCACCAGCAGCCTCACCGACTCCCCCACAG TGGGACCCACAGAAGCGACCTATGGCAGCTCACAGTCTGTCGGTCAG CATCTGGAGGTCCCATCGGTGCGGGAGCAGCCTGATGTCACGACCCAGGAGCAGGAG AGCCCCAGGCTGTTGGTGGACTGGAAGCCCACTGAGAAAAGGAAAGTGTCCTCTGGCACCCTCACCCCTCGTTTTGCTGTTCAGAAGGAGAACTGTGACCCCAGCGTCCCTAAGAAGAGCCCCGGTCCTCCAGGAGTCATTAAAGCAGACGAGGGAGCCGGTCCAGGCCGAAGCCCCGGTCAGGCCCCGGCGACGGGGGTGGCCAAGCCCGTGCCCCGGCCCCCCACTCAGCAGGCGCCTTGCACGGCCGAGATCAAGACCATCGGGGCCTTCCCTCCGCTAATGAGAGCGGTCTCCTGGGACAATGTAGGCACCCTCAATGCCAGAAACGGAGCGCCTAGCTTACCGCCTACTGCGGAGGAGACCTTCTCCTTCTCAGACAAGCCCCGGGACGCTCTGTTCAAGTCCTCAGGGTACAAGGACCTGCCAGTCCAGCCTGGCAGCACACAGAAACTGTCGAAACTCAGAGAG gagcACAAACTGATGCGGGACCAAAGCATTGTGGGATCCAAGTTACCAGACTTGAGTGAAACTGCTGAACAGGAAAAAG GTCCTCTACCCTCTCCAACCTCCCCCAGTGTTGAGGAGGCTAAGGAGAAGTCTGATGCCATGCCAAACATCTCAGACGTGATGCTAagaaaactcaaacttcaccgGGGGCTGCCAGGCTG CGCACCCCCACTCACTGAAAAAGAAGTTGAG AACGCATTTATCCAGCTGTCACTGGCATTTCGTAATGACAACTACACTCTGGAGACCCGGCTCAAGCAGTCAGAGAGGGAGCGCAACCTGACCGAGGAAAACACTGAGAAGGAACTAGAAGAGTTCAAAGGCGCATTAAAG ATGACGGCACCACAGTGGCAGAACCTGGAGCAGCGTGAGGCCTACCAGCGTCTCATAGAGACGGTGGCAGTGCTGCACCGCCTGGCCACACGGCTGTCCAGCAGGGCCGAGATAGTCGGAGCAGTTCGACAG GAGAAACGTATGAACAAGGCCACAGAGGTCATGATGCAATATGTCGAAAATCTGAAGAGGACCTATGAGAAGGATCATGCGGAGCTGATGGAATTTAAGAAGCTGGCCAACCAGAACTCAAACCGCTGTTATGGAGGGTCCGTAGACACTGGAG ATGACGGAGTTCCACGGCCATCAAGGTCCATGTCCCTCACACTTGGAAAG GCGCTGCCCAGACGCAGGGTGAGTGTGGCAGTGGTTCCTAAGTTTAACCTCCTGAACATCCCGGGTCAGACCCCGGCCACAGCGGGACCGGGCCCCAGCCTCGCCTCCAGCCCCGCCGCTGGACCCActtctgctgctcttcctgtCCTG TGTGAAGCGAGTGATATAAAAGGCAATGCTTCCACAGAGGCTGCACAACCGACAACAGAATG TGGAAAGAGCGTGTCAGAGCAGGAAGGTGAGCCATCTGCACCAGCCAAGCCTTCTGTCAACCTAGAGGAGATCAGGGCGGAGATCAGAGCAGAGATCAAGGCAAAGATCGAGGAGGAGGCTTACAATAAAGG CTACCAAGAGGGACTAAAGCAATCCAAAGAGATCAAGGAAGtgaagaatgaagaggagaaagttGAGGAGAAAGTTGAGGAGAAATTGCCTAAATCAGAAACTAAGGATGAAGAGAGTGGAAAAAAGATGAAGACCACCAG TAAGATGGAGGAAGTCCTGGTTCTCCTTGACCGGTTCTGCCCCAAGATTTCCTGGAGTAACCGCCTTCTCTGGATTGTCCTGACACTGTTCCTGGTGATGTTTCTGGTTGTCAATATATTTACATACTTCAGTGACTACTACAACGGCCATGCGGACACGTCTGCAGAAAAAGCCATTATCCAAGGCAAGAAGAAGATCTTTGGACTGAATGTAGCAGCGCAGCCAAAGAACCCGACTGCAGAATAA
- the mrvi1 gene encoding inositol 1,4,5-triphosphate receptor associated 1 isoform X2, translating to MPTLPEEEEDSPEDLDSSSSSPSTSTPGESRAVVMTAPTIVYPQQATIVQQDGRPLEQVRPHSPRARLARNSSGAPITTVDSTGNVIDLVKDQLPELQLSEEDRQKNLELLEQAKMVSDRFLTRRGRRSTSSLTDSPTAVGPTEATYGSSQSVGQHLEVPSVREQPDVTTQEQESPRLLVDWKPTEKRKVSSGTLTPRFAVQKENCDPSVPKKSPGPPGVIKADEGAGPGRSPGQAPATGVAKPVPRPPTQQAPCTAEIKTIGAFPPLMRAVSWDNVGTLNARNGAPSLPPTAEETFSFSDKPRDALFKSSGYKDLPVQPGSTQKLSKLREEHKLMRDQSIVGSKLPDLSETAEQEKGPLPSPTSPSVEEAKEKSDAMPNISDVMLRKLKLHRGLPGCAPPLTEKEVENAFIQLSLAFRNDNYTLETRLKQSERERNLTEENTEKELEEFKGALKMTAPQWQNLEQREAYQRLIETVAVLHRLATRLSSRAEIVGAVRQEKRMNKATEVMMQYVENLKRTYEKDHAELMEFKKLANQNSNRCYGGSVDTGDDGVPRPSRSMSLTLGKALPRRRVSVAVVPKFNLLNIPGQTPATAGPGPSLASSPAAGPTSAALPVLCEASDIKGNASTEAAQPTTECGKSVSEQEGEPSAPAKPSVNLEEIRAEIRAEIKAKIEEEAYNKGYQEGLKQSKEIKEVKNEEEKVEEKVEEKLPKSETKDEESGKKMKTTSKMEEVLVLLDRFCPKISWSNRLLWIVLTLFLVMFLVVNIFTYFSDYYNGHADTSAEKAIIQGKKKIFGLNVAAQPKNPTAE from the exons ATGCCCACGCTccccgaggaagaggaggattcCCCCGAAGACCTGGACAGTTCCTCCAGCTCACCCAGTACA TCCACACCAGGTGAAAGTCGAGCCGTTGTCATGACAGCCCCCACCATTGTCTACCCGCAGCAGGCCACTATAGTGCAACAAGATGGACGTCCTCTAGAGCAAGTCAG ACCTCACAGTCCCAGAGCTCGCCTGGCCAGAAACTCATCCGGAGCGCCCATCACCACAGTTG ACAGCACAGGTAACGTGATTGACCTGGTGAAAGACCAGCTGCCAGAGCTGCAGCTCTCCGAAGAGGATCGGCAGAAgaacctggagctgctggagcaggCCAAGATGGTCAGCGACCGCTTCCTGACGCGCCGGGGCCGCCGGTCCACCAGCAGCCTCACCGACTCCCCCACAG CAGTGGGACCCACAGAAGCGACCTATGGCAGCTCACAGTCTGTCGGTCAG CATCTGGAGGTCCCATCGGTGCGGGAGCAGCCTGATGTCACGACCCAGGAGCAGGAG AGCCCCAGGCTGTTGGTGGACTGGAAGCCCACTGAGAAAAGGAAAGTGTCCTCTGGCACCCTCACCCCTCGTTTTGCTGTTCAGAAGGAGAACTGTGACCCCAGCGTCCCTAAGAAGAGCCCCGGTCCTCCAGGAGTCATTAAAGCAGACGAGGGAGCCGGTCCAGGCCGAAGCCCCGGTCAGGCCCCGGCGACGGGGGTGGCCAAGCCCGTGCCCCGGCCCCCCACTCAGCAGGCGCCTTGCACGGCCGAGATCAAGACCATCGGGGCCTTCCCTCCGCTAATGAGAGCGGTCTCCTGGGACAATGTAGGCACCCTCAATGCCAGAAACGGAGCGCCTAGCTTACCGCCTACTGCGGAGGAGACCTTCTCCTTCTCAGACAAGCCCCGGGACGCTCTGTTCAAGTCCTCAGGGTACAAGGACCTGCCAGTCCAGCCTGGCAGCACACAGAAACTGTCGAAACTCAGAGAG gagcACAAACTGATGCGGGACCAAAGCATTGTGGGATCCAAGTTACCAGACTTGAGTGAAACTGCTGAACAGGAAAAAG GTCCTCTACCCTCTCCAACCTCCCCCAGTGTTGAGGAGGCTAAGGAGAAGTCTGATGCCATGCCAAACATCTCAGACGTGATGCTAagaaaactcaaacttcaccgGGGGCTGCCAGGCTG CGCACCCCCACTCACTGAAAAAGAAGTTGAG AACGCATTTATCCAGCTGTCACTGGCATTTCGTAATGACAACTACACTCTGGAGACCCGGCTCAAGCAGTCAGAGAGGGAGCGCAACCTGACCGAGGAAAACACTGAGAAGGAACTAGAAGAGTTCAAAGGCGCATTAAAG ATGACGGCACCACAGTGGCAGAACCTGGAGCAGCGTGAGGCCTACCAGCGTCTCATAGAGACGGTGGCAGTGCTGCACCGCCTGGCCACACGGCTGTCCAGCAGGGCCGAGATAGTCGGAGCAGTTCGACAG GAGAAACGTATGAACAAGGCCACAGAGGTCATGATGCAATATGTCGAAAATCTGAAGAGGACCTATGAGAAGGATCATGCGGAGCTGATGGAATTTAAGAAGCTGGCCAACCAGAACTCAAACCGCTGTTATGGAGGGTCCGTAGACACTGGAG ATGACGGAGTTCCACGGCCATCAAGGTCCATGTCCCTCACACTTGGAAAG GCGCTGCCCAGACGCAGGGTGAGTGTGGCAGTGGTTCCTAAGTTTAACCTCCTGAACATCCCGGGTCAGACCCCGGCCACAGCGGGACCGGGCCCCAGCCTCGCCTCCAGCCCCGCCGCTGGACCCActtctgctgctcttcctgtCCTG TGTGAAGCGAGTGATATAAAAGGCAATGCTTCCACAGAGGCTGCACAACCGACAACAGAATG TGGAAAGAGCGTGTCAGAGCAGGAAGGTGAGCCATCTGCACCAGCCAAGCCTTCTGTCAACCTAGAGGAGATCAGGGCGGAGATCAGAGCAGAGATCAAGGCAAAGATCGAGGAGGAGGCTTACAATAAAGG CTACCAAGAGGGACTAAAGCAATCCAAAGAGATCAAGGAAGtgaagaatgaagaggagaaagttGAGGAGAAAGTTGAGGAGAAATTGCCTAAATCAGAAACTAAGGATGAAGAGAGTGGAAAAAAGATGAAGACCACCAG TAAGATGGAGGAAGTCCTGGTTCTCCTTGACCGGTTCTGCCCCAAGATTTCCTGGAGTAACCGCCTTCTCTGGATTGTCCTGACACTGTTCCTGGTGATGTTTCTGGTTGTCAATATATTTACATACTTCAGTGACTACTACAACGGCCATGCGGACACGTCTGCAGAAAAAGCCATTATCCAAGGCAAGAAGAAGATCTTTGGACTGAATGTAGCAGCGCAGCCAAAGAACCCGACTGCAGAATAA
- the mrvi1 gene encoding inositol 1,4,5-triphosphate receptor associated 1 isoform X1 gives MPTLPEEEEDSPEDLDSSSSSPSTSTPGESRAVVMTAPTIVYPQQATIVQQDGRPLEQVRPHSPRARLARNSSGAPITTVDSTGNVIDLVKDQLPELQLSEEDRQKNLELLEQAKMVSDRFLTRRGRRSTSSLTDSPTGLTPTPTPSSSPCSSRSSSLTVPPQLTVGPTEATYGSSQSVGQHLEVPSVREQPDVTTQEQESPRLLVDWKPTEKRKVSSGTLTPRFAVQKENCDPSVPKKSPGPPGVIKADEGAGPGRSPGQAPATGVAKPVPRPPTQQAPCTAEIKTIGAFPPLMRAVSWDNVGTLNARNGAPSLPPTAEETFSFSDKPRDALFKSSGYKDLPVQPGSTQKLSKLREEHKLMRDQSIVGSKLPDLSETAEQEKGPLPSPTSPSVEEAKEKSDAMPNISDVMLRKLKLHRGLPGCAPPLTEKEVENAFIQLSLAFRNDNYTLETRLKQSERERNLTEENTEKELEEFKGALKMTAPQWQNLEQREAYQRLIETVAVLHRLATRLSSRAEIVGAVRQEKRMNKATEVMMQYVENLKRTYEKDHAELMEFKKLANQNSNRCYGGSVDTGDDGVPRPSRSMSLTLGKALPRRRVSVAVVPKFNLLNIPGQTPATAGPGPSLASSPAAGPTSAALPVLCEASDIKGNASTEAAQPTTECGKSVSEQEGEPSAPAKPSVNLEEIRAEIRAEIKAKIEEEAYNKGYQEGLKQSKEIKEVKNEEEKVEEKVEEKLPKSETKDEESGKKMKTTSKMEEVLVLLDRFCPKISWSNRLLWIVLTLFLVMFLVVNIFTYFSDYYNGHADTSAEKAIIQGKKKIFGLNVAAQPKNPTAE, from the exons ATGCCCACGCTccccgaggaagaggaggattcCCCCGAAGACCTGGACAGTTCCTCCAGCTCACCCAGTACA TCCACACCAGGTGAAAGTCGAGCCGTTGTCATGACAGCCCCCACCATTGTCTACCCGCAGCAGGCCACTATAGTGCAACAAGATGGACGTCCTCTAGAGCAAGTCAG ACCTCACAGTCCCAGAGCTCGCCTGGCCAGAAACTCATCCGGAGCGCCCATCACCACAGTTG ACAGCACAGGTAACGTGATTGACCTGGTGAAAGACCAGCTGCCAGAGCTGCAGCTCTCCGAAGAGGATCGGCAGAAgaacctggagctgctggagcaggCCAAGATGGTCAGCGACCGCTTCCTGACGCGCCGGGGCCGCCGGTCCACCAGCAGCCTCACCGACTCCCCCACAG GTCTtactccaactccaactccatcatCCTCACCCTGTTCATCTAGAAGTAGCTCACTAACTGTGCCCCCTCAACTTA CAGTGGGACCCACAGAAGCGACCTATGGCAGCTCACAGTCTGTCGGTCAG CATCTGGAGGTCCCATCGGTGCGGGAGCAGCCTGATGTCACGACCCAGGAGCAGGAG AGCCCCAGGCTGTTGGTGGACTGGAAGCCCACTGAGAAAAGGAAAGTGTCCTCTGGCACCCTCACCCCTCGTTTTGCTGTTCAGAAGGAGAACTGTGACCCCAGCGTCCCTAAGAAGAGCCCCGGTCCTCCAGGAGTCATTAAAGCAGACGAGGGAGCCGGTCCAGGCCGAAGCCCCGGTCAGGCCCCGGCGACGGGGGTGGCCAAGCCCGTGCCCCGGCCCCCCACTCAGCAGGCGCCTTGCACGGCCGAGATCAAGACCATCGGGGCCTTCCCTCCGCTAATGAGAGCGGTCTCCTGGGACAATGTAGGCACCCTCAATGCCAGAAACGGAGCGCCTAGCTTACCGCCTACTGCGGAGGAGACCTTCTCCTTCTCAGACAAGCCCCGGGACGCTCTGTTCAAGTCCTCAGGGTACAAGGACCTGCCAGTCCAGCCTGGCAGCACACAGAAACTGTCGAAACTCAGAGAG gagcACAAACTGATGCGGGACCAAAGCATTGTGGGATCCAAGTTACCAGACTTGAGTGAAACTGCTGAACAGGAAAAAG GTCCTCTACCCTCTCCAACCTCCCCCAGTGTTGAGGAGGCTAAGGAGAAGTCTGATGCCATGCCAAACATCTCAGACGTGATGCTAagaaaactcaaacttcaccgGGGGCTGCCAGGCTG CGCACCCCCACTCACTGAAAAAGAAGTTGAG AACGCATTTATCCAGCTGTCACTGGCATTTCGTAATGACAACTACACTCTGGAGACCCGGCTCAAGCAGTCAGAGAGGGAGCGCAACCTGACCGAGGAAAACACTGAGAAGGAACTAGAAGAGTTCAAAGGCGCATTAAAG ATGACGGCACCACAGTGGCAGAACCTGGAGCAGCGTGAGGCCTACCAGCGTCTCATAGAGACGGTGGCAGTGCTGCACCGCCTGGCCACACGGCTGTCCAGCAGGGCCGAGATAGTCGGAGCAGTTCGACAG GAGAAACGTATGAACAAGGCCACAGAGGTCATGATGCAATATGTCGAAAATCTGAAGAGGACCTATGAGAAGGATCATGCGGAGCTGATGGAATTTAAGAAGCTGGCCAACCAGAACTCAAACCGCTGTTATGGAGGGTCCGTAGACACTGGAG ATGACGGAGTTCCACGGCCATCAAGGTCCATGTCCCTCACACTTGGAAAG GCGCTGCCCAGACGCAGGGTGAGTGTGGCAGTGGTTCCTAAGTTTAACCTCCTGAACATCCCGGGTCAGACCCCGGCCACAGCGGGACCGGGCCCCAGCCTCGCCTCCAGCCCCGCCGCTGGACCCActtctgctgctcttcctgtCCTG TGTGAAGCGAGTGATATAAAAGGCAATGCTTCCACAGAGGCTGCACAACCGACAACAGAATG TGGAAAGAGCGTGTCAGAGCAGGAAGGTGAGCCATCTGCACCAGCCAAGCCTTCTGTCAACCTAGAGGAGATCAGGGCGGAGATCAGAGCAGAGATCAAGGCAAAGATCGAGGAGGAGGCTTACAATAAAGG CTACCAAGAGGGACTAAAGCAATCCAAAGAGATCAAGGAAGtgaagaatgaagaggagaaagttGAGGAGAAAGTTGAGGAGAAATTGCCTAAATCAGAAACTAAGGATGAAGAGAGTGGAAAAAAGATGAAGACCACCAG TAAGATGGAGGAAGTCCTGGTTCTCCTTGACCGGTTCTGCCCCAAGATTTCCTGGAGTAACCGCCTTCTCTGGATTGTCCTGACACTGTTCCTGGTGATGTTTCTGGTTGTCAATATATTTACATACTTCAGTGACTACTACAACGGCCATGCGGACACGTCTGCAGAAAAAGCCATTATCCAAGGCAAGAAGAAGATCTTTGGACTGAATGTAGCAGCGCAGCCAAAGAACCCGACTGCAGAATAA
- the LOC144539389 gene encoding uncharacterized protein LOC144539389, which produces MQIYAISPLSSHTQDSGSVETQERAYPHSQQQQASIKQQLVNVLQELELQRSVWEERGEKVEERQRAREQEQKQKQSQSENQTQIQAQTPEAKKVAVVNWWKALRVEGAKAKPRTGDAQSSQALAETQAKLQRAEQTITDMREQVCHLQVALRTAQECVTEQKTPQVGGGVLHIDKGTNTAREEPDRVEEKVVKDQRDAAVATDPVDNTGGAATQEEQTQVRVTADGLLMTLRRMEAMVSGALEAAELVRQSEQRVSQVKARMESITQKVEEALGQAADTENQLSVLEARITESTQTQPPSPREPTDLGSDLGGFPAESDVEAEDRESPRSPSPPPVVPEVADPLPMNDIKALWYGQDEKSLEVSYDKRKFSQDKCVEVKIKSTIYVFIRVARDEAAAAR; this is translated from the exons ATGCAAATATACGctatctctcctctgtcttctcacACACAGGACTCTGGTTCTGTTGAAACACAGGAGAGGGCTTATCCTCACAGTCAGCAGCAACAGGCAAGCATCAAGCAGCAGCTTGTCAATGT gctgcaggagctggagctgcagagatctgtgtgggaggagagaggagaaaaggtggAGGAGCGGCAGAGGGCCCGGGAGCaggagcagaagcagaagcagagccAGTCTGAGAACCAGACTCAGATCCAGGCCCAGACCCCAGAGGCCAAGAAGGTGGCAGTGGTGAACTGGTGGAAGGCCCTCAGGGTAGAGGGGGCAAAGGCCAAGCCCAGGACAGGAGACGCCCAGTCTAGCCAGGCCCTCGCTGAGACACAGGCCAAGCTCCAGCGAGCAGAACAGACGATCACTGATATGAGGGAGCAGGTCTGCCACCTGCAAGTTGCTTTGAGAACTGCACAAGAGTGTGTCACGGAGCAGAAAACCCCTCAGGTCGGCGGGGGAGTTCTTCATATAGACAAGGGGACCAACACTGCCAGAGAAGAACCTGACCGGGTTGAGGAGAAGGTAGTGAAGGATCAGAGGGATGCAGCTGTGGCCACAGATCCTGTGGATAACACAGGCGGAGCAGCCACACAGGAGGAACAAACCCAGGTGCGGGTGACCGCAGACGGACTCCTGATGACCCTCAGAAGGATGGAGGCTATGGTCAGCGGGGCGCTGGAGGCGGCTGAGCTGGTGAGACAGAGTGAGCAGAGGGTGAGCCAGGTGAAAGCGAGGATGGAGAGCATCACTCAGAAGGTGGAAGAGGCTCTGGGCCAAGCAGCAGACACTGAGAATCAGCTGAGTGTCCTGGAGGCCAGGATCACAGAAAGCACTCAAACTcag CCACCAAGTCCCAGAGAGCCAACTGATCTTGGGTCAGATCTTGGAGGCTTTCCGGCCGAGTCTGACGTGGAggctgaagacagagagagcccGAGGagcccctctccacctcctgtaGTCCCAGAAGTCGCTGATCCTCTGCCCATGAATG ACATCAAGGCACTGTGGTATGGGCAGGATGAAAAAAGTCTAGAAGTGTCTTATGACAAAAGGAAGTTCAGTCAGGACAAGTGTGTGGAAGTCAAGATCAAGTCAACCATCTACGTCTTCATCAGG GTGGCGCGGGACGAGGCAGCTGCAGCAAGGTGA